The genomic DNA CACTCTTTACACTGTAAGATTTTGATACATTTTATTTGTATTTATTTTTCCTTGATGCTTTACATTAGAAGCTATAGAACATACAAAAACTAATAAATTTTTTATGGCTTACGATAATCGCTTGGAAATTAGAAAAGTATTAATTATTACTCTAATTCTGAATTTATTTGTCATGGCAATAAAAGCAGTGGTGGGATATTCTACAGGCTCTCTCAGTTTATTAGCTGATGCTTTGCATAGCGTGACAGATAGTGCTAATAACGTTTTAGGATTAATTGCTATTAAGTTTTCTTCCCCAGTACCTGATCGAGAACATCCCTACGGACATCATAAATTTGAAGCAGTAGGTGCTTTAGGGATAGCTGCTTTTTTAGGAATAGCTTGTTTTGAAATTCTCCAGGGAGCGATTGAGAGAATTCTTAAAGGTGGTTCAACTATAAAAATATCAGGAGTTGAATTGTGGTTATTATTAATAGTCTTAGGAGTAAATATTTTTGTTGCTTTCTATGAACGTAATGTTGGTAGAAGGGTAGGTAGTCCGATTTTAATTGCTGATGCTACACATACCATGAGTGATGTGTGGGTGACTATTTCTGTATTAGGGGGGTTAATAGGAATTTGGTGGTTAAATTTGCAATGGTTAGATGTAGTTTTAGCCTTTCCTGTAGCTTTGTTGGTGTTTTGGAGTGGTTGGTCAGTTTTAAAAGAGAATTTACCTTGGTTAGTAGATGAAATGGCGATCGCACCGGAAACTATTCATAGTATTGCTGTTGCTGTTCCTGGTGTCATTAATTGTCATGATATTGCTTCCCGTGGTGTTTTAGGTCGTCAAGTTTTTATAGAAATGCATTTGATCGTAGATGCACCGGATGTAGAAACTGCTCACCATATTACTGAAGCAGTAGAACAGCAATTACAACAACGTTTCAGTCCTGTGAGAATTATTATTCACGTTGAACCACCTGAATATAAAACGGAAACTATTAGTTTTGAACATCAAGAGCAATAGACTAAATTTGTGAGGATAGTATTGAGATCAAATTAATTCAATACTTCCTCATCCATATTAAATTCAACTCGACTCTGTAAAACTATTTCTTCAATAACCTTCATACCTCTGTTAGATTCTAATACCTGATCGAAAAAGAGTATTAATTGTGGGATATTGATAATTTCTTCTATTGCTTCCATATATCTGCTGACAACAGCATTAATCTTATATCTCATGCTTGCTTGTGCCGCAATTATTTTTAATAAATCTTCTATTGTCTGCTCAGTTTTGATTACAAAAGTAACTGGATATCTTTGCACTTTATCAATATCTAAAAAATATTTACCTGCATCTATAGTTTCTGTAACTTGAAAGAACCTACCAAGAGGTTTCATTACGAAATCTATACCTCCATCATTAGCATTTGTACGACCTGTTTTATAAAGAGATAAAGATTCAACATTTAGTTCATCTGGAGACCATCCCCAATATATTTTTTGTTCTGCATAATATTCCTTTAATATTGCATAACTAACTATTTCAAAAACTCTAGCATCTTCATTAGGATTGATTAATTCTTTAATAAAATTAATTGCTGCTTCTGGTTGTTGCTGCTGTATGTCAGTCATTTCTTGGCAGCGTTTCATAAAGTTCGTAAATGATTCTGTTCTTGCTTGTATATAGGCATCTATAATATCTTTAATTGCCTGAGCAATATTAATAGTTTTATTTTCAATTGTCAGTTTAAGTAAATTTTCATTTATCCAATATCGGTTAGTTTTAATATCTCGAATAATTGGTAAATAATCTGATATTAAAAAATATTTTTTAAATTCTTCATTTAACCGACTATTAAGAGCGTGATTTTGTAGTTTACTCCCAAAAGGTAGTTCTCTTTGTCTTATCAAAAGTGCTGTATATTGTGCGCCTTCATAATCTTCATATCCATTTTTAATATGAAATTCATTTTGTAAATAATCTTCAACTAAAACATATATTGCATAATGATTAGCAAAACTAGCTCTTGATTTTGAACCACGATTTGCTGCCTTTGTTTTAATATTGATATATTGTAATAATTGACTATTATTGAAAATAATATTCCCATTTTCCGGAAAATATTTATCCAGAATATCAATGATTATTTGGGTAAATTCATGATGTAATATTGGCATCAAAAATACTTCCTTGCCTAAATTCACATTCTATATTTTTACCATGTTTATTTCTGATTTTGTGATTTTTATCTGGTGATAAAAGTCTTTCCCCTTCGTACTCTTGCCATCCAAAAACTCTTCTTAAACCAATTTTTAGATATTCCTTTTGCAGTTCAATACTAATTGTCTTTCTGCCTAATTGTTTCGCAACAGCCGCAGTTGTAAAAGTTCCAGCAAAAGGATCTAATATGAGACTATCTTGATTACTACTTGCAAGAATAATTCTTTCTAACAATGATTCTGGTTTTTGTGTAGGGTGATTTTCATATTCTTCCATTCTGTATCTTACACGAGGAAAATACCAAGCATTACCAGGGACTTTTTCCGTATTATAGGGAGTGGGAACAGATTTTCTGTAATCAATTAATTTACGTTGTGAACCAGTTTTTGCTTCAACTTTTATATCATCTGCATTAAAAGTATAATCATTTTTATTTTTAACACAATGAAGAATCGGTTCATACATTGAACCAAAATATTTTTTAGCTTGTACTCCAGAACTATCATAATGCCACACTATTCTACTTAAAATAGTTAATTCTTTTCTTACGTAAATATCAAAATATGGCATTGCTTGGGTGCTGGTCATTAAATATAATGTTCCATTTGGTTTGAGGATGCGAATACATTCATTCAGCCATTGATATGACCAATTTATATATTCTTCTTCAGAATCCCATTGATCATGAAAATCACCAAATTTTTTACCTATATTATAGGGAGGATCAATAAAAATTAAATCTACTGATGCTGAGGAAATATGATTTCTTAAAACGTTCACACTATCACCATGAAATATGATATTTCCTTGTTGTTCATAACTTTGCATAATTATTTTTTGTAGTAAATATCTAACTACAGGAGAACGGGTGATAACTTATTGCTGTCACCTGTCCCCTGTTATCTATGACCTATTTATTATTCCCACTCGATAGTTCCAGGTGGCTTGGAAGTGATGTCAAAAACCACGCGGTTAACACCTTTGACCTCATTCACAATGCGGTTAGAAATTCCCTCTAACACATCATAAGGTACTCTTGCCCAGTCTGCTGTCATCCCGTCTTCGCTGGTGACAATCCGTAAAACTATGGGGTAAGCATAGGTTCTTTTATCACCCATTACTCCCACACTACGAATAGGTAATAATACGGCGAAAGCTTGCCAATAATCGTGATACAAGCCACGTTGGTTAATTTCTTGGCGGACAATTAAATCAGCATCCCGTAAAATATTTAACCTTTCGGCAGTGACTTCCCCTAAAATCCGAATTGCTAAACCAGGGCCTGGGAATGGTTGTCTTTGGACAATTTCTTCTGGTAAACCGATGGAACGGCCTACTTTACGGACTTCATCTTTAAATAGTTTCCGTAATGGTTCAACGAGTTTAAATCTCAAATCTTTGGGTAAACCACCAACGTTGTGATGACTCTTGATTTTTACTGCTACCCGTTCACCAGTTTTCGGATCAACATTGGTATCCGCAGATTCAATTACATCGGGGTAAAGTGTACCCTGTGCTAAATAATCAAAATGTCCTAATTCTTTCGATGTTTCTTCAAAGACACGGATAAATTCATGGCCGATAATCCGGCGTTTTTCTTCGGGATCTGTAACACCTGCAATGGCAGAAATAAAGCGATCGCGTGCGTTAACATACTCTACGGGAATATGAAACTGTTCCTTAAACAATTTCAATAACCTTTCTGGTTCTAATTTCCGCATAAAGCCTTGATCAATGAACACACAGGTTAGTTGTTCACCAATGGCTTTATAAAGTAAAAATGCCAAGGTTGAAGAATCTACACCCCCGGAAAGTGCTAATAATACGCGCTTTTCCCCAACTCTGGCGCGAATTTCTCGAATTGATTCCTCTACAAAAGCCGCAGTTGTCCAAGTCGGTTCACAGTCGCAAATATGGTAAACAAAGTTACGAATTAGTGCTAAACCACCTAGTGAATGTACTACCTCTGGATGGAACTGCACACCGTAAAGTTTCTTTTCGTGGTCTGCTATTGCAGCACAGGGTGTATTTTCTGTATGTGCCAGTAATTCAAAACCTGGGGGCATTTTTTTTACTGAGTCGCCATGACTCATCCACATGGTTGTGCCATCTTCGACGTTGGTTAACAAGTCTGTGGGATCATCTATATATAATGATGCTTTGCCATATTCACCCCGTTCAGCTTTGACAACTTCCCCTCCCAGTTGGTTCACCATCAACTGCATCCCATAGCACACTCCTAAAATGGGAATGCCTAAATTCCAGATTTCTGGATCACAATGGGGAGCATGATCGCTGTAAACTGAGTTTGGTCCACCGGAAAAGATAATTCCTTTGGGGTTGAGTTTGCGTAAATGTTCCGCTGTGGTGCGGTAAGAAAGAACTTCTGAATAAACTTGAGTTTCACGGATACGTCGAGCTATAAGTTCAGAATATTGAGAACCAAAGTCTAAAATGACGATTATTTGGCGGTTAAGCGCCTTTACATCTTCTTGGTTTGGAGATGTTTCTTCGGTTGGTAGAGTCACCGCTGTGTTCATGATGGTGGATGTGTGTCTTTGAGGATAAAAATTGTAAATACCATTTCCGGCTTTTTAGGTTAGTAATAATCAAAACACCTTTTTACAGCAAATTTTTCTGGATTAGGTACACATATGGGGAAAATATTCCCAGATCGAAATACTTAATAATATTTAGATGTGTACTTTATTTACTTGTAAAGTGCTGTTTTATGGTAATAACTACTGTTAAACCTATCAAGCCGATAAATTTGGCTTATTATTAATTGCAAAAATATCCATTTAGTATGGTATGGCGTAAATAAACAGACCATTCTCAATGGCTAAAAAGATTACGCCATATTACTTTTGACTTCCGCGAAGCGGTGTTAGGGTTCAATTAACAAAAAATTGTTTATTATTCTGGTTTGTTTATGATTATTCATATTAAATTAGCACAATTTTTCCATCAACATACAACCAGTTTTACTACTGGTGATAATTTGGCGATCGCGGTCAAAAACAACTGAACCGCAGACTGTGGTGTTAATTTCTCTATTGCTATGACTTTTTATATATTCTTGAGCGCGGTGATCAATTGTTTCTACAATACTACTGTAAATTTGGTTTGTCCAATTACTACCAGTTGTACTATCTAAATGACGTAAATGTTTCAAAGCAGCTTCTGCGGTAGGACTATAAAAGACAGTGTGTATATGGGAACATGGTAAACTGGCGATCGCACAATGAGCGGCTAAAATTTCCCGTCGGCCATCAGCTAAGTGATGATGGGTGTGAAAAATTCCCCCGGCAAGTTTCATCAGTTTACCGTGATAACCAAACAATAAAATTTCCTGCACACCCAAAAGATGAGCTTCGACTAATAAAGGTCCCAACCAGTTAGCTGTTTTTACCAATTGTTGGGGATTTATCCCTAATTTTCTCGCTAAATCTAAGCCATTTTCACCAATACAAAAAACTAAACTTTTAAACTGACTAGCTTTTTCTTTTAAGTCATCACGGAAAGCAGTTAACTGATCAGGTGTACTCAAAGGTTGAGAAATACCCGTTGTACCCAATAGAGAAAGTCCTTCCACTACACCAAAAGCGGAGTTAGAAGTACGAACGGCCAGCGATCGTCCTTGGGGTAAAATAATTGTCACTATAATTTTTTCCCCTGGTGCTAACAACCGTTGTAAATTCTCAGTGAGCAAATTTTCAGCATAACCATAAATCGCTGCTTTTCCATCATTATTTAATTGTTTACCAATTCCCTCTCCCCCTTGAATAATTACTCTTTCCCCATCTCCCTCGTACCATGTCACCATTGCCCAAATTGGTGTATTTTTTGTCAAGTCAAGGTTATCACCCGGATCACTACGGGTAATAGCTAAAGCTGAATTTTTAGAGATTCCAGCCACCTGTTCAATCGGAATATCTGCAATTTCCGCAGGTGTAATTAAATCTACTGAACTAAAAGTTAAAGCTTGACGCTGACGTAACCAATGTAAAGCTGCAACGGCCGCAGCGCAAGCAAACACGGGGAGAGTATATCCAGAATTAGTCATTGGTTATTTTTTACTGTCACCAGTTACCTAATTAAACACCTACTTCTAATAACAAAGCCTCCATCGCTTCCCAAGAAATGCCTTGTTGAATATAACGGGGTGATTCAGGATTATAAGGACTAGCTATGCGATCAATTGCCACAATAATGGCATCATCTGGTAATACAGGTACATCTGGATCAAAATCAGTAGGACGCATTAAAGAACTAGAAAATCCTTTAAACACAGCAATTTTATCTTGTTCATCACCAATACTTATGGTAACAAGTAGGACTTCTTGAGGTCTTTTGATGGTGTATTGTTCTAACCGTTTACCAATGGGACTATTCATCAAGAGAATACTGTTAATTTTAGTTAAGTGTTTGCATTATTATCATTATCTTGATGATTTAACGGCAGACTTTATCTTTTTTTTAGTAAGTGTTAGGGATAATCATTTATCCCTGAAGGGGGAGAATTGACACCATAGAGGTTAAAGTATTCTATTTATTGAGTAGCTGATCTGCCATGCTTACCTAGTTTTACAAATACAAAGTAACTTAAATAAACTACATAAATAACTAGGCCAACTATGCCCAAAAAGCCTAGAAAACCTGTTTTACTGTTATGGTGAAAATAATCCTTAAACATTAATGGTGCTTCAGCCCAAACACTACAGAAGGGATTTTTTAGAGATGCTGCTGAGAAAGTACAACTCAAAAATGGTAGCAAACTGATTGCACCCAAAAAGCTATACACTGTCATTGCCCAACGCCAAGATGTGAACATCAGTTTTAAAGGACTTTTGGGTAAGTAGTCTATTTCGTCATTGATATCAACCCAAAACCACAGGGAAATAGGAATCAAAATCCGCGCCATTAAAGCAGAAATAAAACTGATTGGTAATCCCCCAATCAATAAGTAAACTGTAATAGCTGATAAACTTGCTACGCGCCAGTAAATAATTAATAAGCGTTGTATTGCATCTGTTTTTTGTACAAATGCCCAAATGAGAAGAATAACAGGAATTATTAAAGTAAATAATAATGCTAATCTATAATCCATCCAAACGTAGGGGCGAAACCAAACTTGCGGCATAGCTTTTGTTAGTTGTTAGTTAATTAGTAAATTACCTACATTTCCCTCATCAGCCTCAGTAGGTTAAAGACCAGATTTAGTAACTGGTGGTAAACCAGTTGAGTTGTTCCACCAGTAACGTTGATAATTTCGGGTTTTACCAGTGATAGGCTGATAAAGTACACTTATGTTTCAATTCATCAGGAAAAATCCGTTGACTTTTCCTAATGATTTGTAAATTAATAATACTCATGGTGAGTATGCTAGAAGTGTAACCTAATCAGTTTTCAGTTCTGGGTTACTTACCGAACAGGTTTAGAGAAACCAGACTATGAGCAGTTCCTAGTCTTCATAAACCCGGCATTCATCTGCATCGGGGTTAGCATCACAGTATTGCTCTAAAGAGTTTTTGGGTTTGGTTTGACGTTGGTGAGAAGCTTCTGCTTGTAATTCTTCAACAGCATCCCAAGCGGCAGCGCATTCGGCGGAGTTGTTACCTGAAATATCACAGACGTTACGAGCTTCTTGAATCTCGTCTTGAATCTGTTCTTCGATGTTGTTGGTTTTTTCTTGAGTGTTTGTCATTGTGTTAATCTCGTTATTTGTTGTTTATACCAGAGTTGGAAGAATCAAAAATTTCAGTTGATGATAGTTTTGCTCTATGTCTTTGCCTACTATTTTAACCACTGAGTTGCTAAGTTGGACTTTACCGCTGATATTACATCACTAATACAACACATCAAACCTGCATATCTTCTGTTCCTCTTGATGTTTTAAGATTTGTCGGTGACGTAAATACAGAAAAAGAATAATACAATAGATTTAATATTTTAATGAATATGATAGGGAGTAGCCGCCCCACCGATCAAACTACTGAAAATATTAGCCTCAACACAGAGAGAAGTCGAGAAATTATG from Okeanomitos corallinicola TIOX110 includes the following:
- a CDS encoding cation diffusion facilitator family transporter, giving the protein MAYDNRLEIRKVLIITLILNLFVMAIKAVVGYSTGSLSLLADALHSVTDSANNVLGLIAIKFSSPVPDREHPYGHHKFEAVGALGIAAFLGIACFEILQGAIERILKGGSTIKISGVELWLLLIVLGVNIFVAFYERNVGRRVGSPILIADATHTMSDVWVTISVLGGLIGIWWLNLQWLDVVLAFPVALLVFWSGWSVLKENLPWLVDEMAIAPETIHSIAVAVPGVINCHDIASRGVLGRQVFIEMHLIVDAPDVETAHHITEAVEQQLQQRFSPVRIIIHVEPPEYKTETISFEHQEQ
- a CDS encoding restriction endonuclease, with the protein product MPILHHEFTQIIIDILDKYFPENGNIIFNNSQLLQYINIKTKAANRGSKSRASFANHYAIYVLVEDYLQNEFHIKNGYEDYEGAQYTALLIRQRELPFGSKLQNHALNSRLNEEFKKYFLISDYLPIIRDIKTNRYWINENLLKLTIENKTINIAQAIKDIIDAYIQARTESFTNFMKRCQEMTDIQQQQPEAAINFIKELINPNEDARVFEIVSYAILKEYYAEQKIYWGWSPDELNVESLSLYKTGRTNANDGGIDFVMKPLGRFFQVTETIDAGKYFLDIDKVQRYPVTFVIKTEQTIEDLLKIIAAQASMRYKINAVVSRYMEAIEEIINIPQLILFFDQVLESNRGMKVIEEIVLQSRVEFNMDEEVLN
- the yhdJ gene encoding adenine-specific DNA-methyltransferase; translation: MQSYEQQGNIIFHGDSVNVLRNHISSASVDLIFIDPPYNIGKKFGDFHDQWDSEEEYINWSYQWLNECIRILKPNGTLYLMTSTQAMPYFDIYVRKELTILSRIVWHYDSSGVQAKKYFGSMYEPILHCVKNKNDYTFNADDIKVEAKTGSQRKLIDYRKSVPTPYNTEKVPGNAWYFPRVRYRMEEYENHPTQKPESLLERIILASSNQDSLILDPFAGTFTTAAVAKQLGRKTISIELQKEYLKIGLRRVFGWQEYEGERLLSPDKNHKIRNKHGKNIECEFRQGSIFDANITS
- the guaA gene encoding glutamine-hydrolyzing GMP synthase, with the protein product MNTAVTLPTEETSPNQEDVKALNRQIIVILDFGSQYSELIARRIRETQVYSEVLSYRTTAEHLRKLNPKGIIFSGGPNSVYSDHAPHCDPEIWNLGIPILGVCYGMQLMVNQLGGEVVKAERGEYGKASLYIDDPTDLLTNVEDGTTMWMSHGDSVKKMPPGFELLAHTENTPCAAIADHEKKLYGVQFHPEVVHSLGGLALIRNFVYHICDCEPTWTTAAFVEESIREIRARVGEKRVLLALSGGVDSSTLAFLLYKAIGEQLTCVFIDQGFMRKLEPERLLKLFKEQFHIPVEYVNARDRFISAIAGVTDPEEKRRIIGHEFIRVFEETSKELGHFDYLAQGTLYPDVIESADTNVDPKTGERVAVKIKSHHNVGGLPKDLRFKLVEPLRKLFKDEVRKVGRSIGLPEEIVQRQPFPGPGLAIRILGEVTAERLNILRDADLIVRQEINQRGLYHDYWQAFAVLLPIRSVGVMGDKRTYAYPIVLRIVTSEDGMTADWARVPYDVLEGISNRIVNEVKGVNRVVFDITSKPPGTIEWE
- the cbiD gene encoding cobalt-precorrin-5B (C(1))-methyltransferase CbiD; its protein translation is MTNSGYTLPVFACAAAVAALHWLRQRQALTFSSVDLITPAEIADIPIEQVAGISKNSALAITRSDPGDNLDLTKNTPIWAMVTWYEGDGERVIIQGGEGIGKQLNNDGKAAIYGYAENLLTENLQRLLAPGEKIIVTIILPQGRSLAVRTSNSAFGVVEGLSLLGTTGISQPLSTPDQLTAFRDDLKEKASQFKSLVFCIGENGLDLARKLGINPQQLVKTANWLGPLLVEAHLLGVQEILLFGYHGKLMKLAGGIFHTHHHLADGRREILAAHCAIASLPCSHIHTVFYSPTAEAALKHLRHLDSTTGSNWTNQIYSSIVETIDHRAQEYIKSHSNREINTTVCGSVVFDRDRQIITSSKTGCMLMEKLC
- a CDS encoding DUF3177 family protein translates to MPQVWFRPYVWMDYRLALLFTLIIPVILLIWAFVQKTDAIQRLLIIYWRVASLSAITVYLLIGGLPISFISALMARILIPISLWFWVDINDEIDYLPKSPLKLMFTSWRWAMTVYSFLGAISLLPFLSCTFSAASLKNPFCSVWAEAPLMFKDYFHHNSKTGFLGFLGIVGLVIYVVYLSYFVFVKLGKHGRSATQ
- a CDS encoding Calvin cycle protein CP12; translated protein: MTNTQEKTNNIEEQIQDEIQEARNVCDISGNNSAECAAAWDAVEELQAEASHQRQTKPKNSLEQYCDANPDADECRVYED